The following coding sequences are from one Nicotiana tomentosiformis chromosome 3, ASM39032v3, whole genome shotgun sequence window:
- the LOC138906941 gene encoding uncharacterized protein, producing MGQLASNQNTKPASALPSDIEKNPQVNAVTLKNGRELEEVPKKRKDKHIPEGELIPKATHESKKDDTSSEPVQLNIPLVDVLREIPKYAKYIKDIVAHKRRLNEFETVALTKECTSRVQNKLPQKLKDPGSFTIPVRIAPRPTTVMLQLADRSIAYPEGVIEDVLLQIGKFIFPADFIILDYKADEQVPIILG from the exons ATGGGACAATTAGCGTCAAATCAAAATACCAAACCTGCAAGCGCTCTTCCCAGTGATATAGAGaaaaaccctcaagttaatgcagttacactcaaAAATGGGAGGGAATTagaagaagtgccaaagaagagaaaggacaagCATATACCTGAGGGGGAGTTGATTCCTAAAGCAACACATGAGTCAAAGAAAGATGACACAAGTTCAGAGCCA gttcaattgaatattccattgGTAGATGTACTTCgagaaattccaaagtatgctaagtacatcaaAGATATAGTAGCTCACAAGAGGAGATTGAATGAATTTGAAACAGTCGCACTTACTaaggagtgcacttcaagggtccaaaacaagcttcctcaaaagcttaaggaccctggcagcttcaccatccctGTGCGAATTG ctccaagaccaaccactgtgatgttgcaactAGCGGATAGatccatagcctaccctgaaggagtgattgaagatgtgttgctgcaaattgggaaattcatcttcccagctgacttcattatccTAGATTAtaaggctgatgaacaagttccaatcatattgggatga